In Felis catus isolate Fca126 chromosome E1, F.catus_Fca126_mat1.0, whole genome shotgun sequence, the following proteins share a genomic window:
- the TRPV2 gene encoding transient receptor potential cation channel subfamily V member 2, whose protein sequence is MASPSSSPTFRLQTSDGGQEDGTEADKGKLGLGDGPPPMESPFQSEDRNCPPQIKVNLNYRKGTGVSQPDPNRFDRDRLFSVVARGVPEDLAGLAEYLSRTSKYLTDSEYTEGSTGKTCLMKAVLNLRDGANACILPLLQIDRDSGNPQPLVNAQCTDEYYRGHSALHIAIEKRSLQCVKLLVENGANVHARACGHFFQKKSQGTCFYFGELPLSLAACTKQWDVVTYLLENPHQPASLQAADSLGNTALHALVMIADNSAENSALVIRMYDGLLRAGARLCPTVQLEDIPNLQGLTPLKLAAKEGKIEIFRHILQREFSGPCQPLSRKFTEWCYGPVRVSLYDLASVDSWEENSVLEIIAFHCRSPHRHRMVVLEPLNKLLQAKWDLLIPRFFFNFLCYLMYMFLFTAVAYHQPALEKAFLSLKVTTGGSMLLLGHILILLGGVYLLVGQLWYFWRRRLFIWISFLDSYFEILFLIQALLTVVSQVLRFLAVEWYLPLLVSSLVLGWLNLLYYTRGLQHTGIYSVMIQKVILRDLLRFLLVYLVFLFGFAVALVSLSREALDSGVPAGPNVTEAAQPGVGREDEGGSSSPYGGILDASLELFKFTIGMGELAFQDQLRFRGVVLLLLLAYVLLTYILLLNMLIALMSETVNSVATDSWSIWKLQKAISVLEMENGYWWCRRKKRRAGVKLAVGTRPDGSPDERWCFRVEEVNWAAWEQTLPTVCEEPAGPGVPGTLKKPVLAVQLEEDTASEDDHLPLQLLESC, encoded by the exons ATGGCCTCGCCCTCCAGCTCTCCCACTTTCAGGCTCCAGACATCAGACGGAGGCCAAGAAGATGGCACTGAGGCGGACAAAGGAAAGCTGGGCCTTGGGGACGGGCCGCCCCCCATGGAGTCACCATTCCAGAGCGAAGACCGGAACTGCCCCCCTCAGATCAAAGTGAACCTCAACTACCGCAAAGGAACGGGTGTCAG CCAGCCAGACCCAAACCGCTTTGACCGTGACCGGCTCTTCAGCGTGGTGGCCCGGGGCGTCCCCGAGGATCTGGCTGGGTTAGCAGAGTACCTGTCCCGGACCAGCAAGTACCTCACCGACTCAGAGTACACAG aGGGCTCCACGGGTAAGACGTGCCTGATGAAGGCCGTGTTGAACCTTCGGGATGGGGCCAACGCCTGCATCCTGCCGTTGCTGCAGATTGACCGGGACTCTGGCAATCCCCAGCCCCTGGTCAACGCCCAGTGCACGGATGAGTACTACCGAGGCCACAGTGCCCTGCATATTGCCATCGAGAAGAGGAGCCTGCAGTGTGTGAAGCTCTTGGTGGAGAATGGGGCCAATGTGCATGCCCGGGCCTGTGGCCACTTCTTCCAGAAGAAGAGCCAAGGGACTTGCTTCTACTTCG GCGAgctgcccctctctctggccgCGTGCACCAAGCAGTGGGATGTGGTGACCTACCTCCTGGAGAACCCGCATCAGCCTGCCAGCCTGCAGGCGGCCGACTCACTGGGCAACACTGCCCTGCACGCCTTGGTGATGATCGCAGATAACTCGGCCGAGAACAGTGCGCTGGTGATCCGCATGTACGATGGGCTTCTCCGAGCCGGCGCCCGCCTCTGCCCCACAGTGCAGCTCGAAGACATCCCCAACCTGCAGGGCCTCACGCCCCTGAAGCTGGCCGCCAAGGAGGGCAAAATCGAG ATTTTCAGACACATCCTGCAGCGGGAGTTCTCAGGGCCGTGCCAGCCACTTTCCCGGAAGTTTACCGAGTGGTGCTATGGGCCTGTCCGGGTGTCGCTGTATGACCTGGCCTCTGTGGACAGCTGGGAGGAGAACTCAGTGCTGGAGATCATCGCCTTTCATTGCAGAAGCCCG CACCGACACCGGATGGTGGTTTTGGAGCCGCTGAACAAACTGCTACAGGCGAAATGGGATCTGCTAATCCCCAGGTTCTTCTTCAACTTCCTGTGTTACTTGATGTACATGTTCCTCTTCACTGCTGTTGCCTACCACCAGCCCGCCCTGGAGAAG GCCTTCCTCTCCCTGAAAGTGACGACtggaggctccatgctgctgcTGGGCCACATCCTGATCCTGCTTGGGGGGGTCTACCTCCTCGTGGGCCAG CTGTGGTACTTCTGGAGACGCCGTCTGTTCATCTGGATCTCGTTCCTGGACAGCTACTTTGAAATCCTCTT CCTGATTCAGGCCCTGCTCACGGTGGTGTCCCAGGTGCTGCGTTTCCTGGCCGTCGAGTGGTACCTGCCCCTGCTGGTGTCCTCGCTGGTGCTGGGCTGGCTGAACCTGCTTTACTACACACGTGGCTTGCAACACACGGGCATCTATAGTGTCATGATCCAGAAG GTCATCCTGCGGGACCTGCTCCGCTTCCTGCTGGTCTACTTAGTCTTCCTTTTCGGCTTCGCTGTAG CCCTGGTGAGCTTGAGCCGGGAAGCCCTGGACTCCGGGGTCCCCGCGGGCCCCAATGTCACGGAGGCAGCACAGCCTGGGGTGGGACGGGAGGACGAGGGGGGCAGCTCGTCCCCATACGGTGGCATCCTGGACGCCTCCTTGGAGCTCTTCAAGTTCACCATCGGCATGGGGGAGCTGGCCTTCCAAGACCAGCTGCGTTTCCGCGGCGTcgtgctgttgctgctgctggcaTACGTGCTGCTCACCTACATCCTGCTGCTCAACATGCTCATCGCCCTCATGAGCGAGACCGTCAACAGTGTTGCCACTGACAGCTGGAGCATCTGGAAGCTGCAG AAAGCCATCTCTGTCCTGGAGATGGAGAATGGCTACTGGTGGTGCAGAAGGAAGAAGCGGCGGGCAGGCGTGAAGCTGGCTGTTGGCACCAGGCCAGATGGCAGCCCTGATGAGCGCTGGTGCTTCCG GGTGGAGGAAGTGAACTGGGCTGCGTGGGAACAGACGCTGCCAACGGTGTGTGAGGAGCCAGCAGGGCCTGGCGTCCCTG GCACCTTGAAGAAGCCTGTCCTGGCCGTCCAACTGGAGGAGGACACCGCCTCAGAGGATGACCACCTGCCCCTCCAGCTCCTGGAGTCCTGCTGA